The nucleotide sequence TTATAATCCTGCCTCTCCAATCTCCTCGCATCACAATTCAGCACTTTAACCCCTTCGATATCGGTTTGATGCCTTTCATTCAATGGTTTGAATTAAGGGATCGTTGCCTGGGATCAAGACCAGCAAATATGGCACGACCATATCATGGAGAAAAAAATGCGTAAGTTCCTATTGGCCAGCATGTTAATTGCAGTATCCCTCACTCAGGTTGGATGCGTGGTTCCTATCTACTCATCTTCGCGAGATGATCGTGCTCGTCAATTGATATTCCAGTCAGAAAGTATGCGGCACATTCCTAAAATCTGGGAACGAATCTGGGGGCTCGACATGCCGGACGTGGCAACCCCCTACCGTACCCATGGTGGTGTTATTTAGTACTTGTAATTCAGGGACTATCTCGCAAGTCGTTTGACTGGATAGATTCCAGTCGAACCGACTGATGCATAGAAACTATTCGAAGCTGCCTGGAATCAGTTCCAGGCAGCTTTTCTTGCTATGGGGGTAATTGATTCCCTACCGCCTTAACTGGTCCTCACCATCCGGGAACGCTAAGATGTGACTCAGCGGATTTCACGCCCTAACAGTATCATGCCTTGGTTGGTGAATAGCCTCTGGAACCAGATGGTTCGCCTGGCATATCTTTGATAAATAAACAGAATGATCACGTAGCCTGCGGCTACATGGACCTGACTTACATGAATGCCTCAACCCAAACGGACCCCTTAGCGGTTTCCCTGAACCGCCTGCAGCTCAAAAATCCCATTCTCGTTGCCTCGGGAACGTTCGGATACGCGAAAGAAATGGCAGCATTTCTGGATTTTTCCCGCCTGGGAGGCATTATCCCCAAGACGATTACCACAGAGCCACGCATCGGTAATCCACCTCCACGTACTGTAGAGACCAGTGCCGGCCTGCTTAATTCTATTGGTCTGGATAACGACGGAATCGATCTTTTTCTGGAAAAGCAACTGAATTACCTTTCCTCGCTTGAAACAGCCCTGATCGTTAATATTGCCGGACGCAGTATTGATGAAATGGCTGTCATGGCCTCCCGGCTGGATCAATACTCAGATCAGATCACGGCCCTCGAGCTGAATATCTCCTGTCCGAACGTCAGCGGTGGCGTCGATTATGGTACCCGGCCTGAGATGACTGAAAAAATGCTAAAGCAGGTCACTGAAAGCTGCCAGTTACCCATCATCGCGAAGCTGACACCAAACGTCACCAGCGTTGTTGAGATCGCACAGGCTGCCAGCGCAGGGGGTGCTGACGCGGTCTCCCTGATCAATACCGTACAGGGAACCGCAATCGACTGGCGCCGTCGAAAACCGATATTGGGTGGCATTTTTGGAGGCCTGAGTGGCCCCGCAATTAAACCGGTGGCGTTACGGGTTGTCTGTCAGGTGGCCCGCGCTGTCGACGTCCCCATTATTGGAGTCGGTGGCATTGCCAACATTGATGATGTCATGGAATTCATCGTCGCAGGAGCTTCAGCCGTTCAAATTGGAACCGCAAACTTCTACAATCCGGGCCTTGCGGCACAACTGGTCAGCGAACTGGAAGGGATACTGGTTTCCGAAAAATGCTCGCATATCAGCGAACTTGTAGGTTCGCTGGAGTATCCAGAACGTTAAACCACCATGCTTTTCTGTCTTAGATGCAGTACTGCTGATCAAAATTCTCTCAGTCAATTTACTCTCAGTTTTAAAGTTATATAGAAAATCCTTTCATGCGAGTGTTATCTGGAATCCAACCGACGGGCCGTTTCCACTGGGGAAATTATTTTGGCGCGATCAAGCAATACATTGATCTTCAGGAAAATGAACAGGCTTTCTACTTTATTGCCGACCTGCACGCCCTGACCACGATCCGAGATGGCAAACGCTTACATCAAAACACAATGGAAGCGGCCATCGATCTCCTGGCATTAGGACTGGATCCCCAAAAAGCTACCCTGTTCCGACAGTCGGACGTTCCCGAGATTACCGATCTCACGTGGATCCTGATGACGATTACCCAGCTGAGTCTGCTGGAAAAATGTCACGCCTACAAAGATAAGAAAGAAAAAGGGATCGCCGCTGACGCGGGGCTCTTTACTTACCCTGTACTGATGGCTGCCGACATTTTGCTGTATGACAGTGATCTGGTCCCCGTGGGACAGGATCAGATTCAACATGTCGAGGTCACACGCGACCTGGCTCAGCGATTCAATTCCCTGTTTGGGGAAACCCTGATTCTGCCCGAATCGCGAGTTCTGGATACGTCCGCTAAAGTGCCTGGCATAGACGGCGAAAAGATGTCCAAGAGTTATAAAAATGTAATCGAAATATTTGAGGATCCCAAAAAACAGCGTAAGAAAGTCATGTCGATCAAAACCGACTCTGCGACGCTCGAAGACCCCAAAAATCCGGACACCTGTGCCGTCTACGCCCTGTATAAACTCTTCGCCAATGACGAACAACAGGCAGAACTGGCACAGCGATATCGTGCGGGGGGGATGGGGTATGGAGAGGCAAAACAGGCCGTGCATGATGCTGCTCTTGAATATTTTGGACCAGCCCGAGAACGAAGAGAACAGCTTGCTGCAGATACCAGCACCCTGAATGATATTCTGGCTGAAGGTGCCCACAAAGCCAGAGAAAAAGGAAAACAGGTTCTGGACCGGGTTCAAGCCGCCTGTGGTCTGGGTTCAAAACATTTAGCAAAATGAAACTGACTGTATGATGGATCAGCCTGCAGTATCCCAGCCCGAGCCTACCAGTTCCTGGTCCGGATTCATTCAATGGTTCTGTATCGGACTGGTACTGATAATGGCCCTGTCGATCCTGGCAGTCCATCTGCCAGAACGCCTGAAGTTATTGCTTGTTTATTCTGTCGTCTACGGAATGATCGTCGGTGCAGCCCTGACAACACTGGCATTCAAACTGGGGCTGTCCCTAAAGCGGTCTCTGCTCGTCGCAATCCTGTGCCTGACTGTATTTGGACAGTCTCTGGTCCTGTATCTGTCACATCAACGATATAAAGAAGCGACGTTGCAGCAATTCAAAATGGACAAGACATCATTGATGCTGGAGCACACGCTGGCGAAAGGCGAACCTCCTTCTGATCCAGAAGCTCGTAAACAACATGAAGAGTTTATCAAACAGTTTGAATCCGCCAAACAGGAACGAAGAGACAAAGAACAACAACTACTCGAGATTTCTTCGTATCTGCAACATCGTATTTCGCCAGTTGCACGCCTGGAAACACCGTGGCCTCAACTCTTCTGGTTCATTGAACTGATCCTCTGCTGCGTGGCGGCAATCTGGGCCAGTTTACAGGTCCCACGCCCGGAATCTCCCGCTTCGACTGCCGAAGCGCCCCCGCTGGATAAGAGTTGAATCTGTCTGTCACACATGATAGCTTGACACTCTGAGAGACAGCTTTCTCAACTTCTGCTTTCCACTTTCCAGAAAAGGGTCTGGCTGAATGCACTGTCCTGCTTTGAGAGTCTACCTGCTGCCGCTTCTGCTGATTCCTTTAATGGGAGCATCCGTCAGAGCCAGCGACTGGCCGATGTGGCGTCTGGACCCTGCCCGCTCTGCCCATACAGAACAATCACTTCCCGAGTCTCTTCATCTGCAGTGGGTACATCGGCTCCCACCACTGGAACCGGCTTTTAAAAATGAACGTCTGCAGTTTGACGCCGGTTATGAACCTGTTGTCAAAGATGGTATTCTGTTTTATGGTTCTTCACTGAATGACAGTGTGACGGCACTCGATCTCCAAACGGGGAAACCACTCTGGCAGTTCACGACCGATGGACCGGTTCGTTTTGCCCCGGTTGCCTGGAAAGACACTGTCTACTTTGGTTCGGATGACGGTTGTCTCTATGCCGTTTCTGCCCAGACAGGAAATCTGATCTGGAAGTTTCGTGCAGTACCATCTAAGCGTCTGATTCTGGGGAATCGGCGTCTGATATCTGTCTGGCCTGTACGGGGAGGCCCCGTCATTGAAAATGACACCGTTTATTTTGCAGCGGGAGTCTGGCCTTTCGAGGGTGCTTTTGTTTACGCCCTCGATACGACAACCGGCAAAGTTAAATGGATGAATGATCGCCTGGGATTCCTGTATGGTCAACACCCCCATGCTGCAGAAGCCCTGGGGGGCGTAACACCACAAGGCTATCTGGTGATCTCAGACGAAGAATTAATTGTTCCCTGTGGTACTGCTTTCCCGGCCCGCCTGAATAAACAGACGGGAAAACTGATTGAGTTTGAATTGCCCAAACCGGGACGCACTCCTGGAGGCTGGTTTACAGCCGCCGGCAAGGCAGCACGACGAGGCGAAACTGCAGTTGCCACTCCCAGTCTGCAATTCGACCGCGATGTCAATTCAGCCCGTCATGAAAATGGTCAGAATTATGGTCCCGATGGCAAGCGCGGGCTCAGGCAGCAGATTCAGGTCGGCGACCAGAGTCTTAAATATCAGGCAGCCATCCCGGGCGTGCAGGGAACCATCCATTCTCTACTCGCCACATCAGATCACTTGATTGCCGTGACACTCGAAGGCAGCATTTATTGTCTGGGACCGGGTAAAACGACACCAGTCACATATGACTCATCCTTACTGGAAGAGACAGCTTCAGAATCAAATCCGCTCCCAAATGCTTCATTACCTGCTATGTTTTCTGACCAGCTTCAAGCGGGCGGTTATGTCCTTCTGGCAGGAATTCCAGATGCAAAACTACTTAATACATTGCTGACTCAGCCACAGCTGCAAATCATTTACCAGGAAAATCATTCCGGTCAGGTCAAACTTCTGCGTCAGCTGTATTTAGAACGAGGTCAGACCAGTTCAAAACTGGCATTCCTCCCTGGTCCGCTCAGCGAATACGAACTTCCCGCCTACTTTGCGCAGACGATTATCGCTGCTGAACCCGTTTATTCTGGAATGAAAACTTACTCAGAACTGATTTCCGTGCTCTACCCATCACTCAGACCCTATGGTGGCACGTTATTCGTGAAAACCTCAGAAGCGGATCATCAAAAGCTGGCTGCAGAGTTCAAAAATCTCTCCCAGGCTAAAATTTCTCGCAAAGACGGTTATTCGGTGTTTAAAAAAGCGGGTGCCATCCCTGGATCTTCCAACTATACCGGCGGCTGGTCCAGCCCGGATGAGCTTGTAAAAGCTCCAGTCGGGGTGCTCTGGTATGACGACAGCGTGGGGAATTTTAAACGGGCTCCTCAACCACTGTTTGTAGACGGGGTCATGATTTCCCATTCGAAATACTGGCAGGGTTACCCCGCAGGGATTCGTCCTCCCTACAAATTACTTGCCCCCCAGTTTGCTGACGTCTATACGGGTAGAAAGCTGGATGCCACACAGGCAGAAATGCTGACCACAGAATTGCCCACGCTCGATCAAACTCAAAAGCAACCCAGTCAGTATCGCCCCCCCTATCAGAAAAACGACTGGAGTCCTGCGCCTCCCGTCATCGGCGAACGCACCAACCCACTCACAGGCGATACAGAGCCACGTGCTTTCCCCAAGAGTTATGGCTGCGATGGAGGTGTCGACTACAGCTACCTTTATACCATGCGATCCGGAACAGCAGCGTTCTACGACAAGCGAGTCGAAAGCGGAACGATTCATATCAGTGGCCCCCGCTCGGGCTGCACTAACAGCATCGTACCAGCCAATGGTTTGCTCAACGTCCCCTACTATTTCCAGGGATGTACCTGCAGCTATCCCCTGCCAGTCGGACTCTCCATGATTTCCATGCCCGAGACACATGAGCAATGGATGGTCTGGGGAAAAAGCGATGTACAGCAGGTTCACCGGGTGGGTTTGAACTTTGGTGCGCCCGGTGACCGCATGACCGACAAAGGGACACTCTGGCTGGATACTCCCAGTGTGGGTGGCCCTTCTCCGGAACTTGATCTGCAGATCAGTCCGAAATCAGTCAAGGCTTTCTATGAACATTCTCTCTGGATAGAAGGAGGCCGTGGCTGGCCATGGGTTGGTGCATCCGGAATCACGGGGGTCCGAGAGATCAGTTTGAAGCAAATCAAAGCGGGAGATTACACGGTCCGGCTTTATTTCAGAGAGCCGGAGTATTCCAGTACCGGGCAACGGGTCTTCGATATTTCACTCAATGGAAAGCCCCTGATCAGCCAGCTTGATGTTTTACAGGAAACACAATCCAACCAGAAGATCCTGGTACGCGAGTTTTCACAAATCCATCTCGATAATGATTTGAATCTGACATTGACCGCACAGAAGAGAGAACCATTGATTTGCGGCCTGGAACTGATCGAGCAGAGTCTGCCAATCGATTCCATAGTGGAACTGCCTTCTCAAAAACAGGAACTGCTTACGAAACCCTGATGCGAGTTCCCTGACGTTTAATAATCGCGAAATGGGCCTCGGGGTTCTGCATCGGCCATCTGTTTTTTCCAGTTCGCAAAATGGTTCTTCATTTCTTCCAGTTTTTTAGGATGGGTTGGGGAGAGATCATGTTTCTCACCAATATCCTGTGACAGGTCAAACAGGCCACTCCCCTTTTCCGACTCCACCCATTTCCAGTGTCCGACCCGCGCGGCTTTATCCTCGCGGCGTTGCCAGTACATTTCGTTTCGGGGAGAGGTTGTTTTCCCCATCAGAACAGGCAACATGTCGTAACCATCGATGACAACATTTTCTGGCAGAGGAATCGCTGCTTCTTTAAGAAATGTCGGAACCAGTTCCAGTGATGTCAGCAGTTCATCATTCACCGTACCCGGTTTAATTTTGGCGGGGTAGCGCACCAGGCAGGGTACGCGGATTCCCCCTTCGAACATCATCCCTTTTTTCCCTTTGAGAGGGCTGTTATCAGCGCCTCCGCTGCCTCCGTTGTCAGAAAAGAAGACCACAATGGTATTGTCAGCAATTTGATATTCGTCCAGCAAACCCAGCACTTCGCCAATCGCATCGTCCATGCAGGTGATAGAGGCCACATACTCCAGTCGTCTTTTACTTGCTGAAACTCCCTGATGAATCACCGGTCCATCCGGACGTTCCCGAAATTCATAGCGCCCGGTTTTCTTCTTTGTCACCAGGGTATCCTTCAAATGCGGATACATGTTTTTGTATTTTTCCGGAGCCTGCGCTCCGCCACGAATTCGAGGATCCAGGCTGGAGGCACCGTGGGGTGCGTTGAAAGGCAAATAAAGAAAAAATGGTTTCTGATGATTCTCTTTGATAAAACGAACCGCTTCCCGCTGAAACAGGTACGTGCAATACGTGCCTTTGTCTTCCTCTGTGGGCTGATTATTGCGATACATTGAAGGCACGCCATATCGCTCGTGAGTGAAGTAGTCGATGCCGGTATTCGTAAATCCATAAAAATCATCGAACCCCCTGGCGAGAGGCAGGAACCGCTTGTGAATACCCAGATCCCATTTTCCATAAATGGCGCTGACATAACCTGCCGGTTTCAACAACGCCGGCAGTAACTTTTCGCGGACGTCCATCCCGCCTATCCGTTCGAAGGTCACTTCATATTCCGCAGGCTTGTATTTATGACCAAAATCAGGTGCTTCATTGCGAATCATGTCATAGATACCGTTTCGCTGTGGATAGCGGCCGGTCAACAGACTACCTCGACTCGGAGTGCAGGCAGGCCAGGTGACATAGAAGCTGGTCAACTTCGCTCCTTCTTTTGCCAGGCGATCCAGATGAGGAGTCATAATTTCCTCACTGCCAAAGCTCCCCAGATCCCGATATCCCTGATCATCGCTGACAATCATAATGATATTGGGAGGCGTTTCGGCTGCTTTCAACCCGAACGCCGAACACAGACAAAACAGCAGAGCCAGACTGATGAATCTGCAAGTGGTATGATATTTGGACTGAACCTGATTCTGACTCATGCTGTACTTCCAGATTATTCAACAAAGGAAACTTTTGACAAAACAACAAGCTCATCTAGAATAACAGATGCCTTTGAGAAAATACAAACAACTGCTCTGGGAACGATACCATGAAATTACGTACGCTTCAGCTACTGCTCTTCGTTCTCTGCCTGATAATCTCAACGATTCAGCCTCTTTCAGCTATGGAGCAAAAACGCTTCATACCTGCCGGCTTTCAACTCTATTACGGCAGCGATCCACAGGTATTAGACCAGTTACAGCAGCGTATCCAGCCGGGCCAGGTGATTGTCATAGAACTTCGCGGTCTGTCTCCAGCACAGATCCAAAAGCTGGCTGATCGAGCTCATCAGGAAAAAGCAAAACTGATCGCGTATCTCAGTGTGGGAGAACTGGGACAGATTGAATACCAGAATTTTCAACAGTATTTACAACAACATGCCCCCCAGATTTCTCTGGCAGACCTGACGCTCAGTAAAAACGAAACGTTCCAGTCATGGCAGATGGATGTCAGCCAGCCTGCCTGGCGCGATTTTCTGATTCAGCGGGTCAAGCAGATCTATCAACAACCCGTTGATGGCCTGTTTCTGGATACCGTCGATACGGTTGATTTCTATATCACGAATCAAGCCTGGAAAATTCCACGTAGAGTGCAAAGTGTGAAAGCCATGGTTGCTCTGATCCGTGAGGTCAAAGCGGTATCACCAGAAAAGTTCATCCTGCAGAACCGGGGGCTAAATCTGATTGGCAATTCCGTCTTTGTGGGGGATGCCACAGGAGTCTTTGTTCCGGGGCTGAATCTGCAGCAGGTGCATCCTCACAATCCGGATGGTTTACTCTGGGAGTCTGCTTACATGCATGCCGGTGACTGGATCGAGTCAAAAGAACGCGAGATGATTCAAATCCAGAAGCAGGGTTTCACATCAGTATTCACGCTTGGTTATACAGATACAAACGCCGAGCGCAACCAGTTCTTCCAGAAAAGTCGCGCTGCCGGTTTCATTCCCGCCTGGGGGAGTTCCACAACACGATTACACCTGGAACTGACAGAGTCTGAGTGACTTCCATTAGATCATGAAGTCGGTTTCACGTCCCAGAATTCGATCCACCAGATCCTGAGGAAGTTCAATCGAAGGTGCATGTTTACCTGCGACATCGGTCGGATTAATTCCGCAATACTGAGACCAGGGCCCCAGATGCCGCCAGCGGCCGGCTCGACCGGGTTCACTCTCCATAACCGGAGTCGTACACCGGTTACATCCGATCGTAGGATATCCCTGCCGATGCAATGGGTTGGTAATGATCTGATTCTCTTCAAGATAAGCCTGAAATTCTTCTTTGGAAAGACTGGCGAGAATATTGACCCGCAGACAGTTCATCGCGGGGTCAATCGCCAGGATCGGTACATTAGCACGCTGTCCGCCATCCGCGCGACGCAGGCTCCCAATCAGGGCGTCGTATTGTTCGGCGACCTGGATCAATGGCTGCGTTTTACGTAAATCACAGCACTGCTCCTGTCCTTCAACGGAAAGATAGAGAATACCGAGTTCTTCTGTCTGTTCCTGCATTGTTTTCTCAGGCATGAGCGTGACGATATTGACGCCATACTCTTGAATCAGGCGATCCCTGGTTTCGAGGGTTTCCTGAAACAGAACTCCGGTATCGACAAACAGAATGGGAATGTCGGCCTTAATCTCACTCAACATATGGGCGACGACACACCCCGCACGCTGCATCGACGATAATGCTGCGAGACGTGTGCCAAACATTTCCTGTGCCCAGTGGATCAGTTCCAACGGTGTCCGTTCTTCAAAGGACTCGTTCAGATCTGATAAATCGGCCTGTGTCAGACGTGCCATTCAAGTATTCCTGCTGCTGTTTCCTTTCAATCGATAAGAAAACGGCAGATCATCGAAGTTCCTGCAAAATCCTGTAAAAATAGTACGGAATCACAATATCGTGATATTTTCAGGAATTGTAGCGAACCATCAGAAATACCTCAATGCGCGCATGAACGGGTTCTGAACCAATCAGAGCGAATTTCCCCTGTAATCACAAAAGAAAGTCCCACGACAGTTAGATTTTCAGGCCAGTAACCGCTCCGCTGTATGAAATCGAGTCCGTTCGTACTGAAAGAACTCGTCATTATTCAGATCAGCAATACTGTCCACTACCAGGTCAGGCTGATACGCGAAATTCGCCAGATCGGATAACGCCGTCCCCCCAGAAAGTACCAGCACCGAACGGTAACCCATCTCAACACCTCCCAGAATGTCCGTTTCCATCGTGTCACCGATCATTGTGGTCTGGGCTGAAGAAATACCAAGCTCCTGCCGGGCACTTCGCATCATGACCGGACTGGGTTTACCAACACTGAAAGCCTGTTTCTTGGTTGCTGCTTCCAGCATGGCGACAATCGCACCACAACCGGGTCGGGGACCATTCTGAGTCGGGCAGTTCGGATCCATATTGGTGGCAATCAGCTTGGCACCATTTTCAATCATGCGAACAGCCGCTTCGATCATTTCGAAGTTCATCGAACGACCTTCGCCGACGACCACATAATCGGGATCATGATCGACTATCGAATATCCATTTCTGTGCAATGCATGCAACA is from Gimesia maris and encodes:
- a CDS encoding sulfatase-like hydrolase/transferase, with amino-acid sequence MSQNQVQSKYHTTCRFISLALLFCLCSAFGLKAAETPPNIIMIVSDDQGYRDLGSFGSEEIMTPHLDRLAKEGAKLTSFYVTWPACTPSRGSLLTGRYPQRNGIYDMIRNEAPDFGHKYKPAEYEVTFERIGGMDVREKLLPALLKPAGYVSAIYGKWDLGIHKRFLPLARGFDDFYGFTNTGIDYFTHERYGVPSMYRNNQPTEEDKGTYCTYLFQREAVRFIKENHQKPFFLYLPFNAPHGASSLDPRIRGGAQAPEKYKNMYPHLKDTLVTKKKTGRYEFRERPDGPVIHQGVSASKRRLEYVASITCMDDAIGEVLGLLDEYQIADNTIVVFFSDNGGSGGADNSPLKGKKGMMFEGGIRVPCLVRYPAKIKPGTVNDELLTSLELVPTFLKEAAIPLPENVVIDGYDMLPVLMGKTTSPRNEMYWQRREDKAARVGHWKWVESEKGSGLFDLSQDIGEKHDLSPTHPKKLEEMKNHFANWKKQMADAEPRGPFRDY
- a CDS encoding endo alpha-1,4 polygalactosaminidase — encoded protein: MKLRTLQLLLFVLCLIISTIQPLSAMEQKRFIPAGFQLYYGSDPQVLDQLQQRIQPGQVIVIELRGLSPAQIQKLADRAHQEKAKLIAYLSVGELGQIEYQNFQQYLQQHAPQISLADLTLSKNETFQSWQMDVSQPAWRDFLIQRVKQIYQQPVDGLFLDTVDTVDFYITNQAWKIPRRVQSVKAMVALIREVKAVSPEKFILQNRGLNLIGNSVFVGDATGVFVPGLNLQQVHPHNPDGLLWESAYMHAGDWIESKEREMIQIQKQGFTSVFTLGYTDTNAERNQFFQKSRAAGFIPAWGSSTTRLHLELTESE
- a CDS encoding outer membrane protein assembly factor BamB family protein, which encodes MHCPALRVYLLPLLLIPLMGASVRASDWPMWRLDPARSAHTEQSLPESLHLQWVHRLPPLEPAFKNERLQFDAGYEPVVKDGILFYGSSLNDSVTALDLQTGKPLWQFTTDGPVRFAPVAWKDTVYFGSDDGCLYAVSAQTGNLIWKFRAVPSKRLILGNRRLISVWPVRGGPVIENDTVYFAAGVWPFEGAFVYALDTTTGKVKWMNDRLGFLYGQHPHAAEALGGVTPQGYLVISDEELIVPCGTAFPARLNKQTGKLIEFELPKPGRTPGGWFTAAGKAARRGETAVATPSLQFDRDVNSARHENGQNYGPDGKRGLRQQIQVGDQSLKYQAAIPGVQGTIHSLLATSDHLIAVTLEGSIYCLGPGKTTPVTYDSSLLEETASESNPLPNASLPAMFSDQLQAGGYVLLAGIPDAKLLNTLLTQPQLQIIYQENHSGQVKLLRQLYLERGQTSSKLAFLPGPLSEYELPAYFAQTIIAAEPVYSGMKTYSELISVLYPSLRPYGGTLFVKTSEADHQKLAAEFKNLSQAKISRKDGYSVFKKAGAIPGSSNYTGGWSSPDELVKAPVGVLWYDDSVGNFKRAPQPLFVDGVMISHSKYWQGYPAGIRPPYKLLAPQFADVYTGRKLDATQAEMLTTELPTLDQTQKQPSQYRPPYQKNDWSPAPPVIGERTNPLTGDTEPRAFPKSYGCDGGVDYSYLYTMRSGTAAFYDKRVESGTIHISGPRSGCTNSIVPANGLLNVPYYFQGCTCSYPLPVGLSMISMPETHEQWMVWGKSDVQQVHRVGLNFGAPGDRMTDKGTLWLDTPSVGGPSPELDLQISPKSVKAFYEHSLWIEGGRGWPWVGASGITGVREISLKQIKAGDYTVRLYFREPEYSSTGQRVFDISLNGKPLISQLDVLQETQSNQKILVREFSQIHLDNDLNLTLTAQKREPLICGLELIEQSLPIDSIVELPSQKQELLTKP
- a CDS encoding phosphoadenylyl-sulfate reductase gives rise to the protein MARLTQADLSDLNESFEERTPLELIHWAQEMFGTRLAALSSMQRAGCVVAHMLSEIKADIPILFVDTGVLFQETLETRDRLIQEYGVNIVTLMPEKTMQEQTEELGILYLSVEGQEQCCDLRKTQPLIQVAEQYDALIGSLRRADGGQRANVPILAIDPAMNCLRVNILASLSKEEFQAYLEENQIITNPLHRQGYPTIGCNRCTTPVMESEPGRAGRWRHLGPWSQYCGINPTDVAGKHAPSIELPQDLVDRILGRETDFMI
- a CDS encoding dihydroorotate dehydrogenase, coding for MNASTQTDPLAVSLNRLQLKNPILVASGTFGYAKEMAAFLDFSRLGGIIPKTITTEPRIGNPPPRTVETSAGLLNSIGLDNDGIDLFLEKQLNYLSSLETALIVNIAGRSIDEMAVMASRLDQYSDQITALELNISCPNVSGGVDYGTRPEMTEKMLKQVTESCQLPIIAKLTPNVTSVVEIAQAASAGGADAVSLINTVQGTAIDWRRRKPILGGIFGGLSGPAIKPVALRVVCQVARAVDVPIIGVGGIANIDDVMEFIVAGASAVQIGTANFYNPGLAAQLVSELEGILVSEKCSHISELVGSLEYPER
- a CDS encoding HAD-IIA family hydrolase, with protein sequence MLPGFLIDMDGVIYRGTDLIDGAVGFINELKKRDLPFMFLTNNSQRTRRDVVTKLSRMGITVGEEHIFTCAMATARFLAQSKPNGTAYVIGEGGLLHALHRNGYSIVDHDPDYVVVGEGRSMNFEMIEAAVRMIENGAKLIATNMDPNCPTQNGPRPGCGAIVAMLEAATKKQAFSVGKPSPVMMRSARQELGISSAQTTMIGDTMETDILGGVEMGYRSVLVLSGGTALSDLANFAYQPDLVVDSIADLNNDEFFQYERTRFHTAERLLA
- the trpS gene encoding tryptophan--tRNA ligase; this translates as MRVLSGIQPTGRFHWGNYFGAIKQYIDLQENEQAFYFIADLHALTTIRDGKRLHQNTMEAAIDLLALGLDPQKATLFRQSDVPEITDLTWILMTITQLSLLEKCHAYKDKKEKGIAADAGLFTYPVLMAADILLYDSDLVPVGQDQIQHVEVTRDLAQRFNSLFGETLILPESRVLDTSAKVPGIDGEKMSKSYKNVIEIFEDPKKQRKKVMSIKTDSATLEDPKNPDTCAVYALYKLFANDEQQAELAQRYRAGGMGYGEAKQAVHDAALEYFGPARERREQLAADTSTLNDILAEGAHKAREKGKQVLDRVQAACGLGSKHLAK